From the genome of Trueperaceae bacterium, one region includes:
- the ulaG gene encoding L-ascorbate 6-phosphate lactonase yields the protein MAISSITRESWILETFPEWGTWLNEEIASEVVQPGTFALWWLGCTGVWVKTEGGANLCVDLWVGTGKRTKNLPDMPPHHQHARAIGARKPQPNLRNSVCVLDPFAIREVDAVLSTHNHSDHIDKNVAAAVLANCSSDVPFVGPQSSVQTWLSWGVPEDRCVVVRPGDTLKFKDLEIVVLEAFDRTALVTAPAGVQMRGQPVQDMNEKAVNYLVKTPGGNVYLAGDSHYSNWFARHGNEHQVDVALCAFGDNPRGMTDKMSSHDVLRAAESLNAKVVMPVHHDIWSNFQGDPNEIIVLWNMRKDRLQYAFKPFIWQVGGKFVYPDHADRLVYNHRRGFEDAFSHEPDLPFPALL from the coding sequence GTGGCGATCAGCAGCATCACAAGAGAGTCGTGGATTCTGGAGACGTTCCCCGAATGGGGAACGTGGCTGAACGAAGAGATCGCTAGCGAGGTAGTCCAACCGGGCACATTCGCGCTCTGGTGGCTAGGCTGCACCGGAGTATGGGTGAAGACCGAGGGCGGGGCCAACCTCTGCGTCGACCTGTGGGTCGGGACCGGTAAGCGCACGAAGAACCTTCCTGATATGCCGCCCCACCATCAACACGCACGTGCGATCGGCGCTCGCAAGCCACAGCCGAACCTGCGGAACTCGGTGTGTGTCCTGGACCCGTTCGCTATCCGGGAGGTCGACGCCGTCCTCTCCACCCACAACCACAGCGACCACATAGACAAGAACGTCGCCGCAGCCGTGCTGGCGAACTGCTCGTCCGACGTACCCTTCGTCGGACCGCAGTCGAGCGTTCAGACATGGCTCTCGTGGGGGGTGCCGGAGGACCGCTGCGTGGTCGTGCGACCTGGCGACACGCTCAAGTTCAAAGACCTCGAGATCGTAGTGCTCGAGGCGTTCGACAGGACCGCGCTAGTGACCGCGCCGGCCGGGGTTCAGATGCGCGGTCAGCCTGTCCAAGACATGAACGAGAAAGCCGTCAACTACCTGGTGAAGACGCCCGGCGGCAACGTCTACCTTGCCGGCGATTCCCACTACTCGAACTGGTTCGCGCGGCACGGCAACGAGCATCAGGTCGACGTAGCGCTGTGCGCGTTCGGCGACAACCCGCGAGGCATGACGGACAAGATGTCGTCGCACGACGTGTTGAGGGCGGCGGAGAGCCTCAACGCCAAGGTCGTCATGCCCGTCCATCACGACATCTGGAGCAACTTCCAGGGCGACCCCAACGAGATCATCGTGCTCTGGAACATGCGTAAGGACCGTCTGCAATACGCTTTCAAGCCCTTCATCTGGCAGGTAGGCGGCAAGTTCGTGTACCCGGACCATGCCGACCGGCTCGTTTACAACCACCGGCGCGGCTTCGAGGACGCATTCAGCCACGAGCCAGACCTGCCGTTCCCAGCCCTTCTCTGA
- a CDS encoding sugar-binding transcriptional regulator, which translates to MKAIGADQGPQEPVSSSPAAATLMLEAARLYYEQDQTQGEIARRLGTSRSTVSRLLRDARRLGVVRITLDYQWARDKALEAGLVSRFGLREARVLQNPSYTHEELLDGLGRLAADLLAGEVREGMILGVSYGHSIAATVAHLQPRERVRMTVVQIIGALGSADPRIEGGDLTRELALAFGGEYRYLFAPLMVESERARDVILQEPLVRETIDLGRAADLVLIGIGSPSSVSFWSGYLSHYDLSKLRLKGAVGHMCAEFFDHDGKVLDIPINKRSVSIGLESLRAAKRVVAVAGGPEKADAIAAALRGGYIDVLVTDEFAARSALA; encoded by the coding sequence ATGAAGGCGATCGGCGCCGACCAGGGCCCGCAGGAACCAGTGAGCAGCTCGCCGGCGGCGGCCACCCTCATGCTCGAAGCCGCTCGCCTCTACTACGAGCAGGACCAGACTCAGGGAGAGATCGCGCGCAGGCTCGGAACATCGCGCTCCACGGTGTCGCGGTTGCTCCGCGACGCCCGGCGCCTGGGAGTCGTGCGCATCACCCTCGACTATCAGTGGGCGCGCGACAAGGCCCTGGAGGCCGGACTCGTGAGCCGTTTCGGCTTGCGGGAAGCCAGGGTGCTGCAGAACCCCAGCTACACCCACGAAGAGCTCCTGGACGGCCTCGGCCGCCTCGCGGCAGACCTGCTCGCGGGCGAGGTCCGTGAAGGGATGATCCTCGGCGTCTCTTACGGACACTCGATAGCGGCGACCGTGGCCCATCTGCAACCACGCGAACGCGTCCGCATGACCGTGGTCCAGATCATCGGCGCGCTAGGCTCGGCCGACCCGCGCATAGAGGGGGGCGACTTGACCCGCGAACTCGCTCTAGCCTTCGGTGGCGAGTACCGTTACCTGTTCGCCCCCCTCATGGTCGAGAGCGAGCGCGCACGGGACGTTATCCTCCAAGAGCCGCTCGTCCGCGAGACCATCGACCTCGGCCGGGCCGCCGACCTAGTGTTGATAGGCATCGGCTCCCCCAGCTCCGTGAGCTTCTGGTCCGGCTACCTGTCACACTACGACCTCTCGAAGCTCCGCCTCAAAGGGGCCGTGGGCCATATGTGCGCGGAGTTCTTCGACCATGACGGGAAGGTCCTCGACATCCCCATCAACAAACGCTCGGTGAGCATCGGCCTGGAGTCGCTCCGCGCCGCCAAACGCGTGGTAGCCGTGGCGGGCGGTCCCGAGAAAGCCGACGCCATCGCGGCAGCCCTACGCGGCGGCTACATCGATGTGCTGGTCACCGACGAGTTCGCGGCTCGGAGTGCGTTGGCTTGA
- a CDS encoding GntR family transcriptional regulator produces the protein MRHTVSSTREEDPLARTTAEWVVERLKDDILTGRLAPGTKLVERDLAERYGVSRTPLREALNQLVASQLATTVPYRGVFVRKVDLAFARDVYEVRSALEGLAGKLAAERATKDELRLVEAHFKIIERLSRLQASDQGVRDDIMRNNTRFHRAIAVSAHNALLLNKIEEVWTSVSLVRFYVWQTEDRIESSLLEHAEMLEALRKRDGERMQALCAAHAVKAWRHVDRVLRGGGDGPVAREAGIGPAVAGG, from the coding sequence GTGAGACACACGGTCAGTTCCACCCGCGAGGAGGACCCCCTTGCCCGCACGACGGCAGAATGGGTCGTCGAACGCCTCAAGGACGACATCCTCACCGGGCGCCTGGCACCTGGCACGAAGCTCGTGGAGCGGGACCTCGCCGAGCGCTACGGCGTCAGCAGGACCCCGCTCCGTGAGGCGTTGAACCAGCTCGTCGCGAGCCAGCTCGCGACCACGGTGCCGTACCGCGGCGTCTTCGTCCGCAAGGTCGACCTCGCGTTCGCGCGCGACGTCTACGAGGTGCGCTCGGCCCTGGAAGGGCTGGCGGGCAAGCTCGCGGCCGAACGTGCGACCAAGGACGAGCTCCGGCTGGTGGAGGCCCACTTCAAGATCATCGAACGCCTCTCGCGCCTACAAGCTTCCGACCAGGGCGTCAGAGACGACATCATGAGGAACAACACGCGCTTCCACCGGGCCATCGCGGTATCCGCCCACAACGCGCTCCTCCTCAACAAGATCGAGGAAGTATGGACGAGCGTCAGCCTCGTGCGCTTCTACGTCTGGCAGACCGAGGACCGCATCGAGAGCAGCCTGCTCGAGCACGCCGAGATGCTGGAAGCGCTGCGCAAGCGCGACGGCGAGCGGATGCAGGCGCTCTGCGCCGCGCACGCGGTGAAGGCTTGGCGGCATGTGGATCGGGTGTTGCGGGGGGGTGGGGATGGGCCGGTTGCCAGGGAGGCCGGGATTGGACCGGCGGTGGCCGGGGGCTAG
- a CDS encoding MmgE/PrpD family protein has translation MITDALAEYISSALSKPLPPAVTLKAKHHVLDTVAAMLSGTQLLPGERALAYADRLGGPPEAFVLGSGASTGYLTAAFVNALLAHADETDDSHAPSLTHPGCSIVPAALTTADWTRASGEDLLRAVVLGYDVCTRVNLAITVPVLERTQRSTYSISGAFGAMAAAAALTRLDFDAVRYALSYTAQQASGLASWRRDLEHVEKAFVFAGMPVRAGTSAVDMVLNGFTGVADVFDGPTNFMGAFSPHGEPGELTRGLGTDHEIMRTNIKRWPVGSPIQAAVDSLTALMAEHDLSPERIERLTVRLPTGGAETVDDRHMPDINLQHIMAVTLLDGGLVFTASQDYARMAAPDVVELKKRIRLIGDASLDDTDPPRQGIVEIELKDGRSLRHHTRAVRGTYDNPMPEDEVVRKAEDLLVPLLGAQRCAELVRAVLGLPNLDDVQRLRPLLTL, from the coding sequence ATGATCACGGACGCGCTGGCCGAGTACATCTCCTCGGCGCTGAGCAAGCCCCTGCCGCCCGCCGTGACGCTCAAGGCGAAGCATCACGTGCTCGACACCGTCGCGGCGATGCTCTCGGGAACGCAGCTGCTCCCCGGCGAGCGCGCCTTGGCCTACGCCGACCGCCTGGGCGGGCCGCCCGAGGCGTTCGTGTTGGGCAGCGGGGCGAGTACCGGCTACCTCACCGCGGCCTTCGTGAACGCGCTCCTCGCTCACGCGGACGAGACGGACGATTCGCACGCCCCGTCGCTGACCCACCCCGGCTGCTCGATCGTGCCGGCGGCCCTCACGACCGCCGACTGGACGCGCGCCAGCGGCGAGGACCTGCTCAGGGCCGTGGTGCTCGGTTACGACGTCTGCACCCGCGTGAACCTGGCCATAACGGTGCCGGTGCTCGAGCGCACCCAGCGCAGCACCTACAGCATCAGCGGCGCGTTCGGGGCGATGGCCGCCGCCGCCGCCCTGACCAGGCTCGACTTCGACGCGGTCAGGTACGCCCTCTCCTACACGGCGCAGCAGGCTTCCGGCCTGGCGAGCTGGCGCCGTGACCTCGAGCACGTCGAGAAGGCGTTCGTGTTCGCCGGCATGCCGGTGAGGGCGGGCACGAGCGCCGTCGACATGGTGCTGAACGGCTTCACGGGCGTGGCGGACGTGTTCGACGGGCCGACGAACTTCATGGGCGCGTTCTCGCCGCACGGGGAGCCGGGCGAGCTGACGCGCGGGCTCGGCACCGATCACGAGATCATGCGCACCAACATCAAGCGGTGGCCGGTCGGTTCGCCCATCCAGGCGGCCGTCGACTCGTTGACGGCGCTCATGGCCGAACACGACCTCTCTCCGGAGCGCATCGAGCGGCTCACGGTCAGGTTGCCGACCGGCGGCGCCGAGACGGTGGACGACCGGCACATGCCGGACATCAACCTCCAGCACATCATGGCCGTGACGCTCCTCGACGGCGGCCTCGTCTTCACCGCCTCGCAGGACTACGCGAGGATGGCCGCGCCGGACGTCGTCGAGCTGAAGAAGCGCATCCGGCTCATCGGCGACGCGAGCCTGGACGACACCGACCCGCCCCGGCAGGGGATCGTCGAGATCGAGCTCAAGGACGGCAGGAGCCTGAGGCACCACACGCGCGCCGTCCGCGGCACTTACGACAACCCGATGCCGGAGGACGAGGTGGTTAGGAAGGCCGAGGACCTCTTGGTCCCGCTCCTCGGCGCGCAGAGGTGCGCCGAGCTGGTGCGGGCGGTGCTCGGCTTGCCGAACCTCGACGACGTCCAGCGGCTCCGGCCGCTCCTCACGCTGTGA
- a CDS encoding gamma-glutamyltransferase family protein — protein MKTAEAPYPKKEVVARDAIVAACDERAADWGVEVMKQGGNAVDAAVVTGFLMMVYEPFSCGLGGHGGHMAFYDGTTGEVVGIDASSKAPAKAHADMFKDELLEVPEFYGDVDRVKVKDDANALGFRAMYAPTTVAQYHYVQERFGTWSWEQVLAPAIKVAEEGFVADEIYTRRMNATRALLLEHGDPALIEPFEATFFPNGRELKPGELIVQGDMAKTMRRLAAEGPGLFYGGDVSKQIVSWVEEHGGILSDVDFTSYKVESGPLSVSTYRGYEIHGYANCANGSTIAAIMNILENFDLRSLGYLSPDLIHVVAEAMKLAFSDRYAYVSDRDQVPVPYDGLMSKSYARQRAKLIDPKRAKLHSPGNPWRHQASGSKLYKEFGLDLAAITGGGTAKEPDSDTTFMVAGDAEGNLMLITSSNFSNCKVVVPGLGFQLNNSMEGANPAPGHALSIAPFKRILRNSGPTLVFKDGEPVYALSAPGGRRIITGTVWALVQMIDFGLGPQAALDAPRMHCEAHDMELRIEDGVGAETLDVLRARGHELDVSPMYQEVYSRMQVLKIDRTAGLYVGGSEPRSHSGVRGY, from the coding sequence ATGAAGACGGCCGAAGCCCCTTACCCGAAGAAGGAAGTAGTCGCCCGCGACGCCATCGTGGCCGCCTGCGACGAGCGCGCCGCCGATTGGGGCGTCGAGGTCATGAAGCAGGGCGGCAACGCCGTCGACGCCGCCGTCGTGACCGGGTTCCTGATGATGGTCTACGAGCCGTTCTCGTGCGGCCTGGGTGGCCACGGCGGCCATATGGCGTTCTACGACGGCACCACCGGCGAGGTGGTCGGCATCGACGCGTCCAGCAAGGCGCCCGCCAAGGCCCACGCCGACATGTTCAAGGACGAGCTACTCGAGGTGCCGGAGTTCTACGGCGACGTCGACCGCGTCAAGGTGAAGGACGACGCGAACGCCCTCGGCTTCCGCGCCATGTATGCCCCAACCACGGTGGCGCAGTACCACTACGTGCAGGAGCGCTTCGGGACGTGGTCGTGGGAGCAGGTGCTAGCCCCGGCCATCAAGGTCGCGGAGGAGGGGTTCGTCGCCGACGAGATCTACACGCGGCGCATGAACGCCACCCGCGCCCTCCTGCTCGAGCACGGCGACCCCGCCCTGATCGAGCCGTTCGAGGCCACCTTCTTCCCGAACGGCCGGGAGCTGAAGCCCGGCGAGCTCATCGTGCAGGGCGACATGGCGAAGACGATGCGCCGCCTCGCCGCGGAAGGCCCCGGCCTCTTCTACGGCGGCGACGTGTCCAAGCAGATCGTCTCCTGGGTCGAGGAGCACGGTGGGATCCTCAGCGACGTCGACTTCACGTCGTACAAGGTCGAGTCGGGCCCCTTGAGCGTGAGCACCTACCGGGGCTACGAGATCCACGGCTACGCCAACTGCGCGAACGGCTCCACCATCGCCGCGATCATGAACATCCTGGAGAACTTCGACCTCAGGTCGCTGGGCTACCTGAGCCCCGACCTGATACACGTCGTCGCAGAGGCCATGAAGCTCGCGTTCTCGGATCGCTACGCGTACGTGAGCGACCGCGACCAGGTACCGGTGCCGTACGACGGGCTGATGTCGAAGAGCTACGCGCGCCAGCGGGCGAAGCTGATAGACCCGAAGCGGGCCAAGCTGCATAGTCCGGGCAACCCCTGGCGGCACCAGGCCAGCGGGTCCAAGCTCTACAAGGAGTTCGGCCTCGACCTTGCGGCCATCACGGGCGGCGGCACGGCGAAGGAGCCCGACTCCGACACGACGTTCATGGTGGCCGGCGACGCCGAGGGCAACCTCATGCTCATAACCTCCTCCAACTTCTCCAACTGCAAGGTGGTGGTACCAGGCCTCGGGTTCCAGCTCAACAACTCGATGGAGGGGGCCAACCCGGCGCCCGGGCACGCCCTGTCGATCGCGCCTTTCAAGCGCATCCTCCGCAACAGCGGGCCGACGCTCGTGTTCAAGGACGGCGAGCCCGTGTACGCCCTTTCGGCTCCGGGAGGCCGGCGGATCATCACCGGCACCGTCTGGGCGCTCGTCCAGATGATCGACTTCGGCCTCGGGCCGCAGGCTGCTCTCGATGCGCCGCGCATGCACTGCGAGGCGCACGACATGGAGCTCCGGATCGAGGACGGCGTCGGGGCCGAGACGCTCGACGTGCTGCGCGCCCGCGGCCACGAGCTCGACGTGTCGCCCATGTACCAGGAGGTCTACTCCCGCATGCAGGTCCTCAAGATCGACAGGACGGCGGGCCTGTACGTCGGCGGTTCCGAGCCGCGGAGCCATAGCGGGGTGCGGGGCTACTGA
- a CDS encoding ABC transporter permease, whose translation MTTTSPGEERVAKRAPGLRRAGRELLRNPPAVFGAVVLTVFVLVALFAPLIAPHNPRQQNLGDRFTPPVWDKAGDARYLLGTDQLGRDILSRLVYGSRVALAVGVFGTGLALLIGVTLGLCAGYFGGRVDAIVTRITEVIISIPSSILYITILGVFGPSLWLLILVMGLFGWITSARVVRGEVLSLRNREYVEASIGLGQRTAQVLIKHVLPNVLGSIIVVGTLKVASMIILEASLSFLGFGVQPPAVTWGQMLSDGRRFITSSWWLATLPGLAISLLTLSLLFLGNWLRDNFDPRTYD comes from the coding sequence ATGACGACCACTAGCCCAGGGGAGGAGCGGGTCGCGAAGCGGGCGCCTGGCCTGCGCCGCGCGGGGCGCGAGCTCCTGCGCAACCCGCCGGCGGTGTTCGGCGCGGTGGTGCTCACCGTGTTCGTCTTGGTCGCGCTCTTCGCTCCGCTGATCGCCCCGCACAACCCGAGGCAACAGAACCTCGGCGACCGGTTCACGCCCCCCGTGTGGGACAAGGCCGGCGATGCGCGCTACCTGCTCGGCACCGATCAGCTGGGGCGCGACATCCTGAGTCGGCTCGTCTACGGCTCTCGGGTGGCGCTGGCCGTCGGGGTGTTCGGGACGGGCCTCGCGCTCCTGATCGGCGTGACGCTGGGCTTGTGCGCAGGCTACTTCGGGGGCAGGGTGGACGCTATCGTCACCCGCATCACCGAGGTGATCATCAGCATCCCCAGCAGCATCCTCTACATCACCATCCTCGGCGTGTTCGGGCCGAGCCTCTGGCTCCTGATCCTCGTGATGGGCCTGTTCGGCTGGATCACTTCCGCCAGGGTGGTCAGGGGCGAGGTGCTCTCCCTCCGCAACCGCGAGTACGTCGAGGCGTCCATCGGGCTGGGGCAGCGGACGGCGCAGGTGCTCATCAAGCACGTGTTGCCCAACGTGCTCGGCTCCATCATCGTCGTCGGCACCCTGAAGGTGGCGAGCATGATCATCCTCGAGGCCAGCCTCAGCTTCCTCGGCTTCGGGGTGCAGCCCCCGGCGGTCACGTGGGGGCAGATGCTCTCCGACGGCCGCCGCTTCATCACCAGCTCCTGGTGGCTGGCGACGCTGCCCGGCCTCGCGATCTCCCTCCTGACGCTGAGCCTGTTGTTCCTGGGTAACTGGCTGCGTGACAACTTCGACCCCAGGACCTACGACTAG
- a CDS encoding ABC transporter permease — protein MGITLLLFVVVRFSGDPLAIYLGDDDMVVGQVGSDQVEALRARLGLDQPLPLQYVYFLRDALHGDFGRSFIYQNQPALPLVVRRLPATAALGGAALLIGILISLPAGLIAARFRNRFPDTFASFYAVVGEAIPNFWLGIMLILLFSVNLRLLPVSGSGTWRHLILPAFTLGTGMSALLMRLLRGNLIEVMSLDYIRTARAKGLSARSVLFKHGLRNAAISYITVLGLSVPGLLSGSVVTESIFAWPGMGLLFITAINGRDMAVVQAIVVFTAFLAILGNLVVDLVYVVVDPRITYR, from the coding sequence TTGGGGATAACCTTGCTCCTGTTCGTCGTGGTCAGGTTCTCCGGCGACCCCCTCGCCATCTACCTCGGCGACGACGACATGGTCGTGGGGCAGGTCGGGAGCGACCAGGTCGAAGCCTTGCGAGCGCGTTTGGGTCTCGACCAACCGCTGCCGCTCCAGTACGTATACTTCCTGCGCGACGCCCTCCACGGCGACTTCGGTCGGTCGTTCATCTACCAGAACCAGCCGGCCCTGCCCCTCGTCGTCCGCCGCCTGCCTGCCACCGCCGCGCTCGGCGGCGCCGCGCTGCTGATAGGGATCCTCATCAGCCTGCCGGCCGGGCTGATAGCGGCCCGGTTCCGCAACCGCTTCCCTGACACGTTCGCCAGCTTCTACGCCGTAGTGGGGGAGGCGATCCCGAACTTCTGGCTCGGCATCATGCTGATCTTGCTGTTCTCCGTCAACCTGCGCCTCCTGCCCGTATCGGGCTCGGGAACGTGGCGGCACCTCATCCTCCCCGCCTTCACGCTCGGCACCGGCATGTCGGCACTCCTCATGCGGCTCTTGCGGGGCAACCTTATCGAGGTCATGAGCCTCGACTACATACGTACGGCTAGGGCCAAGGGCCTGTCGGCGCGCTCGGTACTCTTCAAGCACGGGCTGCGCAACGCCGCCATCTCTTACATAACCGTCCTCGGGCTGTCCGTTCCCGGGCTGCTGTCCGGCTCCGTCGTGACCGAGAGTATCTTCGCTTGGCCCGGTATGGGCCTGCTGTTCATCACCGCTATCAACGGGCGCGACATGGCCGTCGTCCAGGCCATCGTCGTCTTCACGGCCTTCCTCGCCATCCTCGGCAACCTCGTCGTCGACCTCGTCTACGTCGTCGTCGACCCCAGGATCACGTACCGATGA
- a CDS encoding ABC transporter substrate-binding protein — translation MRRLLVLVIAALVWSANAQTLTIAISEGMPGFDPTQTTRTVANDVYPNIFDGLLALDREGQIVPSLALSWDVVNEKDWHLTLRQGVRWHDGETFDAEDVKFTLERLATNQELIRHVLMAELQSVEIVNPYEVVLHMANPDPLLPVNLTMPATSMLPAHYFEAVGLDKATQAPIGTGPYKFVEYRPDDRLVLAVNEDYWGGKAAFSELVFRVITESTTSVSELVTGGVAVSNIGPNDLERVESSGVAHVTTQVTNRVVHWTLNVSDGQATADKRVREAIDLAIDNQVFIDVLENGYGTPTRVRTGPGDNFMPTKYYGTYNYDPARAVELLAEAGYGPGELTITIMGASSVSDRAELTAAMLEAVGIVPDIQLFESSVWSSKYWTPGEFTNMAGVGSSNSAMDYGSTLSDLQCPEGAHSQRSHWCNEEFSDLVRAANREMDTAKRAELLDAATEILVEELPQIYLYNSVGFIGVSDDLDWSPRPDGSLLMFDARPAN, via the coding sequence ATGAGAAGACTGTTGGTACTAGTGATCGCCGCGCTCGTTTGGAGCGCGAACGCCCAGACGCTGACGATCGCGATCAGCGAGGGGATGCCGGGCTTCGACCCCACGCAGACGACCAGGACCGTGGCGAACGACGTCTACCCGAACATCTTCGACGGGCTGCTCGCCTTGGACCGTGAGGGCCAGATCGTCCCGTCGCTGGCGCTGTCCTGGGACGTCGTCAACGAGAAGGACTGGCACCTGACGCTCCGCCAGGGCGTCAGATGGCACGACGGCGAGACGTTCGATGCCGAGGACGTCAAGTTCACGTTGGAGCGCCTCGCGACCAACCAAGAGCTGATCCGGCACGTGCTGATGGCCGAGCTCCAGTCGGTCGAGATCGTCAACCCGTACGAGGTCGTCCTCCACATGGCCAACCCGGATCCGCTCCTCCCCGTCAACCTGACGATGCCGGCTACCTCGATGCTGCCCGCGCACTACTTCGAGGCCGTCGGGTTGGACAAGGCCACGCAGGCGCCCATCGGCACCGGCCCGTACAAGTTCGTCGAGTACCGCCCCGACGACAGGCTCGTCCTGGCGGTCAACGAGGATTACTGGGGCGGCAAGGCCGCCTTCAGCGAGCTCGTCTTCAGGGTGATCACGGAGTCGACGACCAGCGTGAGCGAGCTCGTCACGGGCGGCGTCGCCGTCTCCAACATCGGCCCTAACGACCTCGAGCGGGTCGAGTCGAGTGGCGTGGCGCACGTGACGACCCAGGTGACGAACCGCGTCGTCCACTGGACGCTGAACGTGTCCGACGGGCAAGCCACGGCAGACAAGCGCGTGCGCGAGGCCATCGACCTCGCGATAGACAACCAGGTCTTCATCGACGTCCTCGAGAACGGCTACGGTACGCCTACGCGCGTGCGCACCGGCCCGGGCGACAACTTCATGCCGACCAAGTACTACGGCACCTACAACTACGACCCCGCGAGGGCCGTCGAGCTCCTAGCCGAAGCCGGCTACGGCCCGGGTGAGCTGACGATCACGATCATGGGCGCCAGTAGCGTCAGCGACCGCGCCGAGCTGACCGCCGCCATGCTCGAGGCGGTCGGGATCGTGCCGGACATCCAGCTGTTCGAGAGCAGCGTCTGGTCCAGCAAGTACTGGACGCCGGGCGAGTTCACGAACATGGCGGGCGTGGGTTCGAGCAACTCCGCCATGGACTACGGCTCCACCCTGAGCGACCTGCAGTGCCCGGAGGGGGCGCACTCGCAGCGGAGCCACTGGTGCAACGAGGAGTTCAGCGACCTCGTGCGCGCCGCCAACCGCGAGATGGACACGGCGAAGCGCGCCGAGCTCCTCGACGCCGCCACGGAGATCCTCGTGGAAGAGCTGCCGCAGATATACCTCTACAACTCGGTCGGCTTCATCGGCGTCAGCGATGACCTCGACTGGAGCCCGCGCCCCGACGGCAGCCTCCTCATGTTCGACGCCCGCCCCGCCAACTGA
- a CDS encoding aminotransferase class I/II-fold pyridoxal phosphate-dependent enzyme, whose protein sequence is MRSVQPKATNTAAEGIPSFERGEREVLSLATARPDLDTPAVVKAAVIAAIQIPHTYMTYTASRGLPELRESVALKLGARNGVAYDPESEVLITAGTHEALYVGLQAVVEPGDEVLVLDPSWVAYNGMIGLAGGVARMVTLRDNRLDIDALKRAITPRTRAFVFNNPNNPTGTVFTREELAAVVDLLAAHDILAIVDEIYEEFVYDGRQHVSLASLPGARERVLLINGYSKAYAMTGWRVGYAAGPSWLIDRMLIIHQHLISSPCAFAQKGASVAYSEAAEHVRAMVATYDRRRLLLNEALAAVPKVSYSLPEGACFYFLRVDSGLDSATLAKTIASREGLVLTPGGAFGPSGERHLRFSFAALPEARVGEAVGRLAAALEAIVE, encoded by the coding sequence TTGAGGAGCGTCCAACCCAAGGCCACCAACACGGCGGCCGAGGGTATCCCAAGCTTCGAGCGCGGTGAGCGCGAGGTCCTGAGCCTGGCTACCGCGCGGCCCGACCTGGACACGCCCGCCGTCGTCAAGGCGGCCGTCATCGCCGCCATCCAGATACCGCACACGTACATGACCTACACCGCCTCGCGCGGTCTGCCAGAGCTGCGCGAGTCCGTGGCGCTCAAGCTCGGTGCACGTAACGGCGTAGCCTACGACCCCGAGAGCGAGGTGCTGATCACGGCCGGCACCCACGAAGCGCTCTACGTCGGCCTGCAGGCCGTGGTCGAGCCGGGCGACGAGGTGCTCGTCCTGGACCCTAGCTGGGTCGCCTACAACGGCATGATCGGTCTGGCCGGGGGCGTTGCGCGCATGGTCACGCTCCGAGACAACCGGCTTGACATCGACGCCCTGAAGCGCGCGATCACCCCGCGGACGCGCGCCTTCGTCTTCAACAACCCGAACAACCCGACGGGGACGGTGTTCACGCGCGAGGAGCTCGCCGCGGTGGTGGACCTGCTGGCGGCGCACGACATCCTGGCCATCGTCGACGAGATCTACGAGGAGTTCGTCTACGACGGCAGGCAGCACGTCAGCCTCGCGTCGCTGCCCGGCGCGCGCGAGCGCGTGCTGCTCATCAACGGCTACTCGAAGGCCTACGCCATGACGGGCTGGCGCGTCGGTTACGCCGCGGGACCGAGTTGGTTGATCGACAGGATGCTCATCATCCACCAGCACCTGATCTCGTCGCCGTGCGCCTTCGCTCAGAAGGGCGCGAGCGTCGCCTACTCGGAAGCCGCGGAGCACGTCCGCGCGATGGTGGCGACGTACGACCGGCGGCGGCTGCTGCTGAACGAAGCGTTGGCGGCGGTCCCCAAGGTGAGCTACAGCCTTCCCGAGGGGGCGTGTTTCTACTTCCTGCGCGTCGATTCCGGCCTGGACTCCGCGACGCTGGCCAAGACGATCGCCAGCAGGGAAGGCCTCGTGCTCACCCCGGGGGGCGCGTTCGGTCCGAGTGGGGAGCGCCACCTGAGGTTCTCGTTCGCCGCGTTGCCGGAAGCGCGGGTCGGCGAGGCGGTAGGCCGTCTCGCAGCGGCTTTGGAGGCGATCGTGGAGTAG